The following are encoded together in the Chloroflexota bacterium genome:
- a CDS encoding DUF3105 domain-containing protein translates to MIKKNKLWILPGLMLLVTGLGCVTVTRMFEPPLAPTPSPLPTLEAVPIEYAVPDEGKSHLQLGDTGIYEHYPPSSGSHYGQTFEWGYYDEEVPPEYYVHNLEHGGIVILYNCPEACSDTQDALFQLFNHAPADTTFNKVKIIVSPNSQITSPVIALAWGWELDLETVDADLLLDFYDRHVNQGPELVP, encoded by the coding sequence ATGATCAAAAAGAATAAACTCTGGATCCTGCCGGGCCTGATGTTGTTGGTGACGGGTCTGGGATGTGTGACGGTGACTCGAATGTTTGAGCCGCCGCTGGCCCCGACGCCGTCCCCGCTCCCCACACTTGAGGCGGTTCCCATCGAGTACGCCGTGCCCGACGAGGGCAAGTCGCACCTGCAGCTTGGCGACACTGGCATCTACGAACATTACCCGCCTTCGTCCGGCTCACATTACGGCCAGACGTTCGAGTGGGGATATTATGATGAAGAAGTGCCGCCCGAATACTACGTTCACAACCTGGAACACGGCGGCATCGTCATCCTCTACAACTGCCCGGAAGCCTGCTCCGACACTCAGGACGCGCTCTTTCAGTTATTCAATCACGCCCCGGCTGATACGACGTTCAACAAAGTCAAGATCATCGTCAGCCCGAACTCGCAGATCACCTCGCCGGTGATTGCCCTGGCCTGGGGCTGGGAACTCGACCTGGAGACGGTTGACGCCGATCTCCTGCTGGACTTCTACGACCGGCACGTCAACCAAGGCCCC